A genomic segment from Helicobacter sp. NHP19-012 encodes:
- a CDS encoding DUF262 domain-containing protein gives MASKLEMSTLQMDILDYLSKNKFVVPEYQRNYAWGLGECAQLWEDIVAFFEGGWGGESTDQNPYFLGSVVFYPIKDKKHIVDGQQRTTTLMLLLKAMHAKLMRENNGKMQRLLDNLASCLWEIDGVTGEPDPTKPHLISHAISDDKHQVLQNILENGLEQDEAEDSSNYEKNYRYFVTQLDEFSANHATTFHEFCLCVLKSCIVLSVECGGQDEENRLEYALRVFNTLNTRGLPLVDTDIFKSVIFSYRTPQEREAFVTQWQELEQECDIDWLFRLCMHVLRAQKGDKSREIGLRPFFLNKHRDLLKDGSIMQEIAKMQEYWHSDEVSSKVSHRAYQFYNVLYTLDSGYWEFLDGAYYAYCQQKGKDYFKGLEEVLMRTCAHFLIYTIARHPGQIKNLVYNAYTSLYKTGNIDFKAESQEILKSVVTTQRREYTFRTFFEAAQTKRLTKTLVALNMYLKYPKQDTGVCEKPEIEHIFPKKWQTNYVKLDKKEANALVESIGNKILLEKPLNIKASNGYFDAKKPKYAKSKFLEAQDLAKFPKSDWLLEDIKARTEEIYQRLYVFFKEYAV, from the coding sequence ATGGCAAGTAAGTTAGAAATGAGCACTTTACAAATGGATATTTTAGACTATTTGTCTAAAAATAAGTTTGTAGTGCCAGAGTATCAAAGAAATTATGCGTGGGGACTAGGGGAGTGTGCGCAGTTATGGGAGGACATTGTGGCGTTTTTTGAGGGGGGGTGGGGGGGTGAAAGCACCGATCAAAACCCCTATTTCTTAGGTTCGGTCGTCTTTTACCCCATTAAAGATAAAAAACACATTGTGGATGGGCAACAACGCACCACGACTTTAATGTTGTTGCTTAAAGCCATGCACGCCAAGCTCATGCGTGAAAATAATGGCAAAATGCAACGCTTGCTAGACAATCTCGCCTCTTGTCTGTGGGAGATTGACGGGGTTACGGGCGAGCCAGACCCCACTAAGCCCCATTTAATCAGCCACGCTATCAGCGATGACAAGCACCAAGTCTTGCAAAATATCCTAGAAAACGGACTAGAGCAAGACGAAGCAGAGGACAGCTCAAATTACGAGAAAAACTACCGCTACTTTGTAACGCAGCTAGATGAATTTAGCGCAAACCACGCCACGACTTTTCACGAGTTTTGTCTGTGTGTGTTGAAATCTTGCATTGTGTTGTCGGTGGAGTGTGGGGGGCAAGATGAAGAGAACCGCCTAGAGTACGCCTTAAGGGTCTTTAATACGCTCAACACTAGGGGACTCCCTTTAGTGGATACGGACATTTTTAAAAGCGTGATTTTCTCTTACAGAACCCCCCAAGAGAGAGAGGCGTTTGTAACGCAGTGGCAGGAGCTAGAACAAGAGTGCGACATTGATTGGCTCTTTAGGCTTTGCATGCATGTCTTAAGGGCACAAAAGGGGGATAAAAGCCGAGAGATCGGCTTACGCCCCTTCTTTTTAAACAAGCACCGCGACCTACTCAAAGACGGCTCTATCATGCAAGAAATTGCAAAAATGCAAGAGTATTGGCATAGCGATGAAGTCAGCTCTAAAGTTTCGCACCGCGCCTACCAGTTTTACAATGTCCTTTATACTTTAGATAGTGGGTATTGGGAGTTCCTAGACGGGGCTTACTACGCCTATTGTCAGCAGAAGGGCAAGGATTATTTTAAAGGGCTTGAGGAGGTTTTAATGCGGACATGCGCCCACTTCTTGATTTATACCATTGCACGCCACCCCGGGCAGATTAAAAACTTGGTGTATAACGCCTACACTTCACTTTACAAAACGGGCAACATAGACTTTAAAGCAGAGAGTCAAGAGATTTTAAAAAGCGTGGTTACTACCCAAAGGCGTGAATACACCTTCCGCACTTTCTTTGAAGCCGCCCAAACCAAAAGGCTCACTAAAACCCTTGTGGCTCTCAACATGTATTTAAAATACCCTAAGCAAGACACAGGGGTTTGTGAAAAACCCGAGATCGAGCACATTTTCCCCAAAAAGTGGCAGACAAATTATGTGAAGCTTGATAAAAAAGAGGCGAATGCCTTAGTCGAGTCCATTGGCAATAAAATCCTTTTAGAAAAACCACTCAACATCAAGGCGAGCAATGGCTACTTTGACGCCAAAAAGCCCAAATACGCTAAGTCCAAGTTTTTAGAGGCGCAGGATTTAGCCAAGTTCCCCAAAAGCGATTGGCTACTAGAGGACATTAAAGCCCGCACAGAGGAGATTTATCAGCGGTTGTATGTGTTCTTTAAAGAATACGCCGTTTGA
- a CDS encoding 4-hydroxy-3-methylbut-2-enyl diphosphate reductase produces the protein MQVKMAKNYGFCFGVKRAIEIAQKNKNSLTLGSLIHNPKEIKRLEQDYNVRVQEEVQSVGADKSVIIRTHGIPKNDLALLKNKGAHIIDATCPYVIKPQQIVEKMSDKGYQIVIFGDANHPEVKGVISYSSTPPLIVNSLAQLQDQNLSKRVALVSQTTKQTPKLLEIASFLIARCAEVRIFNTICNATFDNQEAVRELSQEVDIMVIVGGKTSSNTKQLFNIAKEFCMDSYLVEDFNDLEESWFRSKKLCGISAGASTPGWIIEGVREKILGF, from the coding sequence ATGCAAGTGAAAATGGCAAAGAATTACGGCTTTTGTTTTGGGGTGAAAAGGGCGATTGAGATCGCCCAAAAGAACAAGAACAGCCTAACGCTAGGCTCACTCATCCACAACCCTAAAGAGATCAAACGGCTAGAGCAAGATTACAATGTGCGGGTGCAAGAGGAGGTGCAAAGTGTGGGGGCGGATAAAAGCGTGATTATCCGCACACATGGCATCCCTAAAAACGATTTGGCTTTGTTGAAAAACAAGGGGGCACATATCATTGACGCAACTTGCCCGTATGTCATCAAGCCCCAGCAAATCGTGGAAAAAATGAGCGACAAGGGGTATCAAATTGTGATTTTTGGAGATGCCAACCACCCCGAAGTGAAGGGGGTGATTAGCTACTCTAGCACCCCCCCTTTGATCGTCAATTCTCTAGCCCAGTTGCAAGACCAAAACTTGTCTAAACGGGTGGCTTTAGTCTCGCAAACCACCAAACAAACCCCCAAACTCTTAGAGATCGCCAGCTTTCTCATCGCTAGGTGCGCTGAGGTGCGTATTTTTAACACCATTTGCAACGCCACCTTTGACAACCAAGAAGCGGTGCGGGAGCTGAGCCAAGAAGTGGATATTATGGTGATTGTGGGGGGCAAGACCTCCTCTAACACCAAACAGCTTTTCAACATCGCCAAAGAGTTTTGCATGGACAGCTATTTAGTGGAGGACTTTAACGACCTTGAAGAGTCGTGGTTTCGCTCTAAAAAACTCTGTGGCATTAGCGCAGGTGCGTCCACTCCAGGCTGGATCATTGAGGGGGTTAGAGAAAAAATTTTGGGGTTTTAG
- a CDS encoding urease accessory protein UreE: MRAVAILGNLHTKAPQGAVDFIDLEWFDSQKRMGRFKTRSGQEVVMKLETPPKMGLADGDILFQDAQTTIAINILPTKVLCAYASNMHEVAQICYEVGNRHASLYYGEENLSFKTPYDKPMQVLFERLGVKHAVLKSKLDALQRISVNASPHTETPVLKFTDSTDLQILIKK, from the coding sequence ATGCGCGCTGTGGCTATCCTAGGCAATCTCCATACCAAAGCCCCGCAAGGGGCGGTGGATTTTATCGACCTTGAATGGTTTGATAGCCAAAAGCGCATGGGGCGTTTTAAGACCAGAAGCGGGCAGGAAGTGGTGATGAAGTTAGAAACCCCCCCAAAGATGGGGCTAGCCGATGGGGACATTTTGTTTCAAGACGCACAAACCACCATCGCCATCAACATTCTGCCCACTAAAGTCCTTTGTGCTTACGCTTCTAACATGCACGAAGTGGCGCAAATCTGCTATGAAGTGGGTAACCGCCACGCCTCGCTTTACTATGGTGAAGAAAATTTGAGTTTTAAAACCCCATATGACAAGCCCATGCAAGTTTTGTTTGAAAGATTGGGCGTGAAGCATGCGGTTTTAAAAAGCAAATTAGACGCTTTGCAACGCATTTCTGTGAACGCATCGCCACACACTGAAACCCCTGTATTGAAATTCACCGACAGCACAGACTTACAGATTTTGATTAAAAAATAG
- a CDS encoding tetratricopeptide repeat protein produces the protein MIERVALGFKERQELEECLDAFDKCVSKEDFSSAKNIVKKLNKLLRGIEWVGAFCEKPFKILNHKGVKEEIRGVLIFAPQNLLQEDLVNTSRLESAHGFYICFAPLRRREYRCSFLITCGVQNLKEAQACPAFKKLFENDKAKYHNKCGREFYLDRYDYPLSLLRLVALFNDLPVQDFKVGGVNSRQVFPKKADMLFLRGTQAREKGYINEAIECYEKSAKLGDVESLYELGKIYGDKTLRRSFKGCPNFTKALEYLKKAGDMGDTRSYTLTGDFYLNGRGVPVDIEKGLEYLNRAVDMGSISACFDLADFYLEGICMPDPKRAEEYYNKALKMGQTKLEKAHICYMVSRQYMKRSEGYSEGFGSIGSRRNHKKAVAHYKKAISLAEEVFGTEAYARLVSLDWTHNNTQILEWCLKAIELGNTRLYGYVAEMYVTGSGCVKDEQKALEYLKKAIEMNAEDYQAHFNLAELYFDGGDVVQQDYAKALEHFTIVANGAHCEESCYDEALRRLSKIYDKGLGVTPDPLKAFEYLKKACDSFDWED, from the coding sequence ATGATAGAAAGAGTGGCTTTAGGGTTTAAAGAGAGGCAAGAGCTTGAAGAATGCCTTGATGCCTTTGATAAGTGCGTCAGCAAGGAGGATTTTAGCTCTGCTAAGAACATTGTTAAAAAGTTAAACAAACTCTTAAGGGGGATCGAGTGGGTGGGGGCGTTTTGTGAAAAGCCCTTTAAAATCCTAAACCATAAAGGGGTGAAAGAGGAAATTAGGGGGGTGCTCATCTTTGCCCCCCAAAATCTCTTGCAAGAGGATTTGGTGAATACCAGCAGGCTAGAGAGCGCGCATGGCTTTTATATATGCTTTGCGCCCTTAAGGCGTCGTGAATACCGCTGTTCTTTTTTAATCACCTGCGGGGTGCAAAATCTTAAAGAGGCGCAAGCTTGCCCGGCTTTTAAAAAACTCTTTGAGAACGACAAAGCCAAATACCACAACAAATGTGGCAGAGAATTTTACTTGGATCGCTACGACTATCCCCTTAGTTTGTTAAGGCTGGTGGCGTTGTTTAACGATTTGCCCGTGCAGGATTTTAAAGTGGGGGGTGTTAACTCTAGGCAAGTATTCCCCAAAAAGGCAGATATGCTGTTCTTAAGGGGCACGCAAGCACGCGAGAAAGGATACATTAATGAAGCCATAGAGTGCTATGAAAAGAGCGCAAAATTAGGCGATGTGGAGAGTTTATATGAATTAGGCAAGATCTATGGCGATAAGACGCTGAGGCGTTCTTTTAAGGGGTGTCCTAACTTCACCAAAGCCCTAGAATACCTGAAAAAAGCAGGGGACATGGGGGACACGAGGTCTTATACCTTAACTGGGGATTTTTATTTAAATGGTAGGGGGGTGCCTGTGGATATAGAAAAAGGCTTAGAATACCTAAATCGGGCGGTGGATATGGGTTCTATCAGTGCCTGTTTTGACTTAGCTGACTTTTATCTTGAGGGTATCTGCATGCCCGACCCTAAAAGAGCTGAGGAGTATTACAATAAAGCTCTTAAAATGGGTCAAACCAAGCTAGAGAAGGCGCATATTTGTTATATGGTGTCTCGGCAATACATGAAGCGTAGTGAGGGTTATAGTGAGGGTTTTGGTTCTATCGGTTCTAGAAGAAATCATAAAAAGGCGGTGGCTCATTACAAAAAGGCGATAAGCCTTGCCGAAGAAGTCTTTGGCACAGAGGCTTATGCCCGCTTAGTGTCGCTGGACTGGACGCATAACAACACCCAAATTTTAGAATGGTGTTTAAAAGCCATAGAGCTAGGCAACACACGCCTTTATGGCTATGTGGCAGAAATGTATGTTACGGGCAGTGGGTGCGTCAAGGACGAGCAAAAAGCCCTAGAATACCTTAAAAAGGCGATAGAGATGAATGCTGAGGATTACCAAGCCCACTTTAATTTGGCCGAGCTGTATTTTGATGGCGGCGATGTGGTGCAGCAAGACTACGCCAAAGCCCTAGAGCATTTCACCATAGTTGCCAACGGGGCGCATTGCGAAGAGTCTTGTTATGATGAAGCTTTGCGTCGATTAAGTAAAATCTATGACAAGGGCTTGGGTGTAACACCCGACCCCCTAAAGGCGTTTGAATACTTAAAAAAGGCTTGCGACTCATTCGATTGGGAGGATTAG
- a CDS encoding AmiS/UreI family transporter has protein sequence MLGLVLLYVAIVLISNGVCGLTGVDAKSKAVMNYFVGGLSIVCNVVAIIYSTFHATPMVEGAENIQQVAHHLINFYGPATGLLFGFTYLYAAINNTFNLDWKPYGWYCLFVTINTIPAAILSHYSDVLDDHKMLGITEGDWWAFIWLAWGVLWLTGWIEEVAKIKLGNFVPWLAIIEGIITAWIPAWLLFIQHWA, from the coding sequence ATGTTAGGACTTGTGTTATTGTATGTTGCGATCGTGTTGATCAGCAACGGCGTTTGTGGGCTCACAGGCGTGGATGCCAAAAGCAAAGCAGTCATGAACTACTTTGTGGGTGGGCTCTCCATTGTATGTAATGTGGTGGCGATCATTTACTCCACTTTCCACGCCACCCCTATGGTTGAAGGGGCAGAGAATATCCAGCAAGTGGCGCACCACCTGATTAACTTCTATGGCCCTGCCACAGGTTTATTATTCGGCTTTACCTACCTTTATGCCGCCATCAACAATACCTTTAACTTGGATTGGAAACCCTATGGTTGGTATTGTTTATTTGTAACCATCAACACCATCCCCGCGGCCATTCTTTCTCACTACTCCGATGTCCTAGACGATCACAAAATGCTAGGCATCACTGAAGGCGACTGGTGGGCTTTCATTTGGCTCGCTTGGGGTGTGCTCTGGTTAACTGGCTGGATTGAAGAAGTGGCTAAAATTAAACTCGGTAACTTCGTGCCTTGGCTTGCCATCATCGAAGGGATCATCACCGCTTGGATCCCTGCTTGGTTGCTCTTTATCCAACACTGGGCATAA
- a CDS encoding type 1 glutamine amidotransferase domain-containing protein: MKKILVIVTNVSKYPNDEKPTGLWLGEAVHFAHEIEKAGYAIDYASPKGGYTPIDPNSLAKDFMSPIDWQYYTNQAFMDLLGNTLPVSALNPKDYAAIYYAGGHGVVWDFPDNTALAQVALDIYNHGGVVSSVCHGAAGLLNIKNQDGSYLIAGKKVTGFSNSEEKALQLDKLVPYLTEDVLVARGAKYEKAADWAPFALSDQRIVTGQNPASSAPVAKQVLELI; the protein is encoded by the coding sequence ATGAAAAAAATATTAGTCATCGTAACCAATGTTTCCAAGTACCCTAACGATGAAAAGCCCACGGGTTTGTGGCTTGGCGAAGCCGTCCATTTTGCCCATGAAATCGAAAAGGCTGGCTACGCCATAGATTACGCTAGCCCCAAGGGTGGTTACACGCCCATCGACCCTAATAGTCTAGCCAAGGATTTTATGAGCCCTATAGATTGGCAGTACTACACCAACCAAGCCTTCATGGATTTACTAGGCAATACGCTGCCCGTGTCCGCGCTCAATCCTAAAGATTATGCCGCCATTTACTACGCTGGTGGGCATGGCGTGGTTTGGGACTTCCCGGATAACACGGCATTAGCCCAAGTTGCCCTAGACATCTACAACCATGGGGGCGTGGTGTCCTCTGTTTGCCACGGTGCGGCGGGGCTTTTAAACATCAAAAACCAAGATGGGAGCTACTTGATTGCGGGCAAAAAAGTCACCGGGTTTTCCAACAGCGAGGAGAAGGCGTTGCAATTAGACAAACTCGTGCCCTATTTGACTGAGGACGTGCTTGTGGCAAGGGGGGCTAAGTATGAAAAAGCAGCGGACTGGGCTCCCTTTGCCCTCAGCGACCAACGCATCGTTACAGGGCAAAACCCTGCTTCTAGCGCCCCAGTGGCTAAACAAGTTTTGGAGTTAATTTAA
- a CDS encoding urease accessory protein UreD, with the protein MEHKTSYAQASRLKLKTKMGLNGKCVIADNYFTPPFKLMPPFYARDSLAEIMLIAVSPGMLKGDAHEIGIEVGQDCQLKLSSQSFEKVQDTEDGYASRKTHIAIKENALLDFSPLPIIPFANAHFQNHSHIVLHENAQLLYSEIITAGRIAMGESFAFKRLHSTLSISYSKENSEHPLFVDNTLLEPAKMDLKNPCMFGNYTHYLNLVAFTKHLDQDSLLSFLEGFEGQVGVSTLASKLPDGYFSLCLKALACGSEPLLHLRKSISQELLGRL; encoded by the coding sequence ATGGAGCACAAGACTAGCTACGCCCAAGCCTCACGGCTGAAGCTCAAAACCAAAATGGGGCTCAATGGCAAGTGCGTCATCGCCGACAATTATTTCACCCCCCCCTTTAAGCTCATGCCCCCCTTTTACGCTAGAGATAGCCTAGCCGAGATTATGCTGATTGCTGTAAGTCCGGGCATGTTAAAAGGGGACGCACACGAGATAGGCATTGAAGTGGGGCAAGATTGCCAGCTCAAGCTCTCTAGCCAAAGCTTTGAGAAAGTGCAAGACACTGAAGACGGCTATGCGAGCCGCAAAACGCACATTGCCATCAAAGAAAACGCCCTGCTAGACTTTAGCCCCCTGCCTATCATCCCCTTTGCTAACGCCCATTTTCAAAACCACAGCCATATTGTGTTGCACGAAAACGCCCAACTGCTTTACAGCGAAATCATCACGGCAGGGCGGATTGCTATGGGCGAAAGCTTTGCCTTTAAGCGGTTGCACTCTACGCTAAGCATCTCTTACTCCAAAGAAAACAGCGAACACCCCTTGTTTGTGGATAACACGCTTTTAGAGCCAGCCAAAATGGATTTAAAAAACCCGTGCATGTTTGGCAATTACACCCATTATTTAAATTTAGTGGCTTTCACCAAGCACCTAGATCAAGACAGCTTGCTAAGCTTTTTAGAAGGCTTTGAAGGGCAAGTGGGTGTGAGCACCCTAGCTTCTAAGTTGCCAGACGGCTACTTTAGCCTATGCCTCAAAGCCCTCGCTTGTGGCTCTGAACCCTTGTTGCATTTGCGTAAGTCCATCAGCCAAGAGCTCTTAGGACGGTTGTAA
- the ureA gene encoding urease subunit alpha, whose amino-acid sequence MKLTPKELDKLMLHYAGELAKQRKAKGIKLNYTEAVALISAHVMEEARAGKKSVADLMQEGRTLLKADDVMPGVAHMIHEVGIEAGFPDGTKLVTIHTPVEAGSEKLNPGEVILKNEDITLNAGKHAIQLKVKNKGDRPVQVGSHFHFFEVNKLLDFDREKAYGKRLDIASGTAVRFEPGEEKTVDLIQIGGNQRIYGFNALVDRQADHDGKKLALKHAKAHGFGTINCGCDNK is encoded by the coding sequence ATGAAGCTTACCCCTAAAGAGCTAGATAAATTGATGCTCCACTATGCGGGAGAACTAGCCAAACAACGCAAAGCCAAAGGTATTAAGTTAAATTACACTGAAGCCGTGGCTTTGATCAGTGCGCATGTGATGGAAGAAGCCCGCGCTGGTAAAAAAAGCGTGGCAGATTTAATGCAAGAAGGCAGGACACTTCTTAAAGCCGATGATGTGATGCCCGGTGTGGCGCACATGATCCACGAAGTGGGGATTGAAGCAGGCTTTCCCGATGGGACAAAACTTGTAACCATCCATACCCCAGTAGAAGCCGGTAGCGAAAAACTTAATCCCGGTGAAGTGATCCTTAAAAACGAAGACATCACTTTGAATGCCGGTAAACACGCTATCCAACTTAAAGTCAAAAACAAAGGCGACCGCCCCGTGCAAGTGGGTTCACACTTCCACTTCTTTGAAGTCAACAAACTTCTAGACTTCGATCGCGAAAAAGCCTATGGCAAACGCCTAGACATCGCTTCAGGCACTGCTGTGCGCTTTGAACCTGGTGAAGAAAAAACCGTGGATTTGATCCAAATTGGTGGCAACCAACGCATCTACGGCTTCAACGCTCTTGTGGATCGTCAAGCTGACCACGATGGCAAAAAACTTGCTTTGAAACACGCTAAAGCCCATGGTTTTGGCACCATCAACTGCGGTTGCGACAATAAATAA
- the ureG gene encoding urease accessory protein UreG: MVKIGVCGPVGSGKTALIEALTRAMSQNYSIGVITNDIYTKEDAEFLCKNSVMPRERIIGVETGGCPHTAIREDASMNLEAVEEMLHRFPDIQLMFIESGGDNLSTTFNPELADFTIFVIDVAEGDKIPRKGGPGITRSDLLIINKIDLAPHVGADLGVMERDSKKMRGDKPFLFTNIRSKDGLDSVISWIQKHALLED, encoded by the coding sequence ATGGTAAAAATCGGTGTTTGTGGCCCTGTGGGCAGTGGAAAAACGGCTTTGATCGAAGCCCTGACTCGGGCGATGAGCCAAAATTACAGCATAGGCGTGATCACCAACGACATTTACACCAAAGAAGATGCCGAGTTTTTGTGTAAAAACTCTGTCATGCCAAGAGAGCGTATCATTGGGGTAGAAACTGGGGGTTGCCCGCACACCGCCATTAGAGAAGACGCGTCCATGAACTTAGAAGCGGTGGAAGAAATGCTACATCGCTTCCCCGACATTCAGTTAATGTTTATTGAAAGTGGGGGGGATAATCTCTCCACCACCTTTAACCCCGAATTGGCGGACTTTACGATCTTTGTGATCGATGTGGCTGAAGGGGATAAAATCCCCAGAAAAGGCGGGCCGGGCATCACCCGCTCGGATTTACTCATCATCAATAAAATCGATCTAGCCCCCCATGTCGGGGCGGATTTGGGCGTGATGGAGCGAGACTCTAAAAAAATGCGTGGGGACAAGCCCTTTTTATTCACCAACATTCGAAGCAAGGACGGCTTAGACAGCGTGATCTCTTGGATTCAAAAACACGCCTTGTTAGAAGATTAA
- the ureB gene encoding urease subunit beta — protein MKKISRKEYVSMYGPTTGDKVRLGDTDLILEVEHDYTTYGEEIKFGGGKTIRDGMGQTNSPSSHELDLVITNALIVDYTGIYKADIGIKNGKIHGIGKAGNKDLQDGVCNRLCVGPATEALAGEGLIVTAGGIDTHIHFISPQQIPTAFASGITTMIGGGTGPADGTNATTITPGRWNLKEMLRASEEYAMNLGYLGKGNVSFEPALIDQLEAGAIGFKIHEDWGSTPSAINHALNIADKYDVQVAIHTDTLNEAGCVEDTLQAIAGRTIHTFHTEGAGGGHAPDVIKMAGEFNILPASTNPTIPFTKNTEAEHMDMLMVCHHLDKNIKEDVEFAGSRIRPQTIAAEDKLHDMGIFSITSSDSQAMGRVGEVITRTWQTADKNKKEFGRLPEEKGDNDNFRIKRYIAKYTINPAITHGISEYVGSVEVGKFADLVLWSPAFFGIKPNMIIKGGFIALSQMGDANASIPTPQPVYYREMFGHHGKAKYDTNITFVSQVAYENGIKHELGLQRIVLPVKNCRNITKKDLKFNDVTAHIEVNPETYKVKVDGNEVTSHAADKLSLAQLYNLF, from the coding sequence ATGAAAAAAATTTCTCGCAAAGAATATGTTTCTATGTATGGGCCCACTACGGGCGATAAAGTGAGACTAGGCGACACTGACCTAATCCTAGAAGTTGAACACGACTACACCACTTATGGTGAAGAAATCAAATTCGGGGGCGGGAAAACCATCCGCGATGGTATGGGTCAAACCAACAGCCCCAGCAGCCATGAGCTTGACCTTGTCATCACCAACGCTTTGATCGTGGACTACACCGGCATTTACAAAGCCGACATCGGCATTAAAAACGGCAAAATCCACGGCATCGGTAAAGCGGGCAACAAAGACCTTCAAGATGGCGTTTGCAACAGGCTCTGCGTAGGCCCTGCTACTGAAGCTCTTGCTGGGGAAGGTTTGATCGTCACCGCTGGTGGGATCGACACACACATCCACTTCATCTCTCCCCAACAAATCCCCACGGCCTTTGCTAGTGGGATCACCACTATGATTGGGGGCGGAACTGGACCTGCTGATGGAACTAACGCCACCACTATCACTCCCGGACGCTGGAACCTCAAAGAAATGCTCCGCGCTTCTGAAGAATACGCCATGAACCTTGGCTACCTTGGTAAAGGGAATGTGTCTTTTGAACCTGCTCTCATTGACCAGCTAGAAGCCGGTGCGATTGGCTTTAAAATCCACGAAGACTGGGGCAGCACACCCTCTGCTATCAACCACGCTCTAAACATCGCCGATAAATACGATGTGCAAGTTGCCATCCACACCGACACCCTAAATGAAGCCGGCTGTGTAGAAGACACTTTACAAGCCATCGCAGGCCGCACTATCCACACCTTCCACACTGAAGGTGCTGGTGGCGGACACGCTCCCGATGTGATCAAAATGGCTGGCGAATTTAATATCCTCCCAGCTTCTACAAACCCCACCATCCCCTTCACCAAAAACACCGAAGCCGAACACATGGACATGTTGATGGTGTGCCACCACTTGGATAAAAACATCAAGGAAGATGTGGAATTTGCCGGCTCTCGTATCCGCCCTCAAACCATCGCAGCTGAAGACAAACTCCACGATATGGGGATTTTCTCTATCACCAGCTCCGACTCTCAAGCTATGGGGCGTGTGGGCGAAGTCATCACCCGCACTTGGCAAACAGCCGACAAAAATAAAAAAGAATTTGGTCGCTTGCCTGAAGAAAAAGGCGACAACGACAACTTCCGCATTAAACGCTACATTGCCAAATACACCATCAACCCCGCCATCACCCACGGCATTTCTGAATATGTTGGCTCTGTAGAAGTGGGTAAATTCGCCGACCTCGTGCTTTGGAGCCCTGCGTTCTTTGGCATTAAACCCAACATGATCATCAAAGGCGGTTTCATTGCGCTTTCTCAAATGGGCGATGCCAACGCTTCTATCCCCACTCCCCAACCCGTTTATTACCGTGAAATGTTCGGCCACCATGGCAAAGCCAAATATGACACCAACATCACTTTCGTGTCTCAAGTCGCCTATGAAAACGGCATTAAACACGAGTTGGGCTTGCAAAGAATCGTGTTGCCTGTGAAAAACTGCCGCAACATCACCAAAAAAGACCTCAAATTCAACGATGTTACCGCACACATCGAAGTCAACCCTGAAACCTACAAAGTGAAAGTGGATGGCAACGAGGTTACCTCCCACGCTGCGGACAAATTGAGCTTGGCACAACTCTACAACCTATTCTAG
- a CDS encoding urease accessory protein UreF produces the protein MHTDFLLLQINDAMFPIGSYTHSFGLETYIQDKEVCDKESALEYLKANLSTQFLYSDLLSLKLCYQHAKAGLESQDPHLGHILDIEEKVSLATPPLELRNANQKLGNRFLKTILQLDLPFVRFFRAYAKATTTPTHATSYGVFCACFNIALETALKHYLYAQSSNMVINCVKTIPLAQNDGQRILLALQETFSDLLSTLENLDISYLCAASIQNDIKAMQHEQLYSRLYMS, from the coding sequence ATGCACACCGACTTTTTACTGCTCCAAATCAACGATGCCATGTTTCCCATCGGCTCTTACACCCACTCTTTTGGGCTAGAAACCTATATCCAAGACAAAGAAGTTTGCGACAAAGAGAGTGCGTTAGAGTATCTCAAAGCTAACCTAAGCACACAATTTTTATACAGCGATTTACTGAGCTTAAAACTCTGCTACCAGCACGCTAAGGCAGGGCTAGAGAGCCAAGACCCCCACTTGGGGCATATTTTAGACATTGAAGAAAAAGTAAGCCTTGCCACCCCCCCCTTAGAATTACGCAACGCGAACCAAAAGCTGGGCAACCGCTTTTTAAAAACGATTTTACAGCTGGATTTGCCCTTTGTGCGTTTCTTTAGAGCTTATGCTAAAGCCACCACCACGCCCACACACGCCACCAGCTATGGGGTGTTTTGTGCGTGCTTTAACATTGCCCTAGAGACCGCTCTAAAGCACTACCTTTACGCCCAAAGCTCGAATATGGTGATTAACTGCGTTAAGACCATCCCCCTAGCCCAAAATGACGGGCAAAGGATTTTACTCGCCCTGCAAGAAACCTTTAGCGACCTGCTTAGCACTTTAGAAAACCTAGATATAAGCTATTTGTGTGCGGCAAGTATCCAAAACGACATCAAGGCGATGCAACACGAGCAACTATACTCCCGCCTGTATATGTCTTAA